Sequence from the Erythrobacter insulae genome:
TTGTATTCGGGATAAATATCGTTGCGGAATGAATGCGAACTTTTATCGAGGATCACCGCCAGATGCGTGGGTCCATCGGCAGCATCCAGATCATCGGCAAGTTTCCACAACATCGTGGTGTAACCATAAACCGCTCCCACAGGGGTGCCTTCGGGATTGGTTAGCGGCGGCAGTCGGTGATAGGCGCGGAAAATGTATGAGGAGCCATCGACGAGATAAAGGTGCTGTTGCTGTTCGGACATCCCGCCGCATTAGCACCGCGTGCCCCCTTGTGTAAGCCGGTTTGAGAGCTGGATGCTTCCAATCCCACGGTTAGAAATGTGACCATAATAAGGCCGAAATATGGCGACTTTGCCTCATTTTACTTGCATTGCCACAATCCGGCCATTATTTGGATACGCAGAGTCGGGGGTCAGACGCCGACTTTGGTGTGGGAGGGATCATTCGCCCGTACCTAAATCACTTGCTGAATAAGGATTATTATTATGCGTAAGATCGTTCTCGCTGCTGCAATTGCTACCTCTGCCCTTGGCCTCGCTGCTTGCGGCGAAACCGCTGAAAAAGCTGGCGAAATGGGTGACGCGATGGCTGCAGACGCACAGTCAGTTGCTGACGATGCGACTGCCGCTGCTGGCGACGCTGCCGATGCAACCACTGAAGCCGCTGAAGGCGCTGCCGATGCGACTGCTGAAGCTGCTGGCGAAGGCGCTGCTGCTGTTGAAGGCGCTGCTGAAGACGCTGCTGCCGCTGCTGAAGATGCAATGACCGCTGAGTAATTCACTCGCGGTTTGCACGCTCCGCTGCTGCGGAGTGTCAGACAAAGAAAAGGCGGTGCCGCGAGGCGCCGCCTTTTTCTTTGAGCTCTTTTCAAAGCCGAATAAGCTGTTAGCCGCCGCTGCGAGGCGCGCTGGTCCAATTTTGTCGTTCGTCTTGCCGGGTAGAAGCAAAGCCGTTGTACAAAGCGCGCGTGATAGCGGCGATGCGCTCGTCACGTTTCTTTCGCGCAGTGCCTTTGTTGCGGGCCTCGTCCAGCAGATTGGCGCTTTGACCGGTGACATAAATCGCCGCTGCAACCGCGCGACCATCGGGAAGGCGGAAGATGCCGATATCACTCGCTGTCCTGCTGAGGGTGCCGGTCTTGTGCGCAAGCCGCGCGCTTTCCGGCAGTGCTGCTGTCATCCGGCGCCGGCCGGTTGTCGTCTCTTCGAGCGCGGCCATAAGCAGTCCGCGGCTTTGTTGGCTGAGCCAGCGGCCCTGATAAATCCCTGCGATCAAAAGCCCCATTGTCCGAGGAGAGGCGGAATCACGGGGGTCAATCCATTCAACCGGATCATATTCACCGTCGTCCCGAACCAGTGTGGCGATGTCGCGAGACAGCTCAAAATCATCAAATCCCGCATCGCGCATCCAGGCATTAACAGCCTTTGGCCCGCCAACAACCCGAAGCAAGGCATCGGTGCAGCTGTTGCAGCTTTTGCTAATCATCAGACTGATCAGCTCCCACGCGGCGACATAATTGCCGGTGCGCACGGGCGCTCGACTGGTGGAAAATTTGGCCGATTTAACCGGTATCATCAACGGAAATTCATCTGACAATTTCCATTTTCCCTGGTCAACACCATCAAGAAAAGCCGCAGCTACCGCGACCTTGCTGGTTGATGCCATAGGGAACCGCTGATCGCCCAAGACCGAGATCTCTTTACCGGTTTCCAGATCGATTGCATACACGCCAATCCGACCTTGATCTCCATCGGCGAGCTGAACGATTTGTCTTTCGAAGGCGTCGGAATAAACCGCTTCAAAAGTCTGAGGGTTGCGGACATCAGTGCCGAATGCATTGTCGAAACTCGCCTGCAATTCATCGGCCTGCCGATCATCGGCATGAGCCATAACAGGTGCGGCAAACAGACTTAGCCCGGCGAGAATCGCGGAAACGAAGGGTATGCGTGGCTGTGTAAACATAGACAGTGATTACCCGAAATATGGTTGCCAGTAACTTAATTTCACGACTGTGATCGCGTTGACTCGTCGCGGCAAGCTTTCGTTTCACCGCTTGCGACGAATAGTGCGCAGTAAGCGGTTGGGGCCGCGCACAGTGTGCCGACTGTATGTTTTAGGAACCGTAAAGTATGTTATCGGTTCCTAATTGGTGTTGGTCGATCCTTGCATATCAAGGCTTGACTGACCCGCGTCGCACCGCTGTTTACCCAGCACTACGATTAATTACGGGGCTTTCATGACAACCACAAAAACCGCCTTTCGCACATCGCGTGCGTTATTCACCGCAATGCTGCTCGGCAGCACCGGGCTCGCCTTTGCACAGAGCGCGCCAATTGTGCAGCCTGGCGCACCAGGCCAAGCGAGCAAGACGCTCAGCGCAGATGAAGCAACCAAGCTTGCAGCGTCAAAATACACCCAGGCGGACGTGAAGTTCATGCAAGGCATGATCGTCCATCACCAACAAGCGGTGGCAATGTCCGAACTGGTCGGTGATCGCACGAACACAGAAGATGTAGTGGCCATTGCAGGGCGCATCCTGTCCGGCCAAGCCGATGAAATCGAATTTATGACGGAATGGCTTGCCTCCCGCGGGGAGCCCGCTGCCATGCCAGGGATGGCCGGTCACAAAGACCACATGCATCACATGATGGCCGGGATGGCGTCGCCTGAACAGATGGCTGCACTTTCAGCTTCAAAAGGCGCCGACTTTGACCGCCAGTTTCTTACCCTGATGATCGCGCATCACGAAGGCGCTGTCGATATGGTCGAAGATTTGCTGCGCCAGCCCGGCAGTGCATCGGATCCGATTCTGTTCCGTTTCATTGGCGACATCGAAAACGACCAAAGCGCCGAGATTGAGCGTATGGACAGCATGCTGGCCAGCCTTTCGGCGGATCCGCGCGCCTCTCTGGCTTCGGGATTCGACGATGCGGGCGAAGCGATCATGAACCTTCGCAAGGTCGCGAGCCTGCGTAAACCTGCCGGTTTCTTCGATCCAGACAATCCATCCGATCTGCGTGCGGTTGTCCCGCCACGTGAAAAGGAAGAGGCATCGGACCCTACGGCCGACGCAGTCGATGCAGTGGTTGGCGCTGTTCTTGGCGCGTTGAGTGGCGGTTCGGATGAAGAGGAGGCCACTCCGCAACGCGATGGCGAGGGCGAAGAAAGCCTGACCCAGTTCGCAGAGCGCACTCCGCTGCTCGACTTTGCCAATACGGACATGGCGTTCTTTGGCGATATCATGGTCGCTGGCAATTATCACGGCTTCAACCTCTATCGCTTGGGCGAAGATGGCGCGCCGAACCTGCTGAGTTCGGTTGTTTGTCCAGGCGGGCAAGGCGACGTCTCTGTCGTCGGCGATCTGCTCGTAATGAGCGTCGAGCAGACACGCGGCCGCGTCGATTGCGGGCTTCAGGGTGTCGAAGGCGACGTCAGCGATGAACGCTTCCGGGGTCTGCGTATTTTCGACATTTCCGATCTTGCGCGTCCGCGTCAGGTCGGCGGAGTACAGACCTGCCGCGGAAGCCACACGCACTCGATCGTCAGCGCCGATGATGAAAAGATCATCGTCTACAATTCGGGTACTTCGCGCGTTCGCGAGCAAGACGAACTGGCGCGCTGTATCGATAACCCTTCCGACAGCCGGACGGCCTTGTTCAGCATTGATGTTATCGAAATCCCGGTTGCAAATCCCGGTGCGGCACGCATCATCAGCAGTCCGCGCGTTTTTGCGGATCAGGAAACCGGAGAAATTGCCGGCCTATGGCTTGGCGGTGACAGTGGTGAGGGTACGCAGCGCACCTCTCAGACCAATCAGTGCCATGACATCACGGTGTTCCCGAGCCTGAATCTCGCGGCTGGTGCATGTTCAGGCAACGGCATCCTGATGGATATCACGGACCCGATGAACCCTGTGCGTATCGACGCAGTATTCGATAAAGGTTTTGCCTATTGGCATTCCGCGACATTCAACAATGATGGCACCAAGGTGATTTTCACCGACGAATGGGGCGGCGGTGGACGGCCACGGTGTAAGGCTTCTGATCCGATGACATGGGGCGCGAACGCAATCTACGATATCAAGGATGGCAAGCTCCAATTCCGCAGCCATTACAAGATGCCCGGACCACAGGGGGAGATGGAAAATTGTGTCGCCCATAATGGTTCGATCATTCCGGTACCGGGACGCGATCTGTTTGTTCAATCATGGTATCAGGGCGGCATCAGTGTGATGGATTTCACCGATAGCGCCAACCCGCAAGAGATCGCATATTTTGATCGCGGCGCAATCAATGATGAACAATTGGTCGTCGGTGGTTACTGGTCTTCATACTGGTACAATGGCCGTATCTACGGGACAGAAATCACACGCGGCATTGATGTCTTTGCGCTCCAGCCCAGCCAGTTTCTGACGGCTGCGGAAATCGCGGCTGCAGAGCAGGCATCCTATGCCAATACGCGCTTTAACCCGCAGACACAGACACAGGTAACGTGGGATGCCGAAGCAATCGAAGCCGCAGCATCAAGCCGCAAAGGCGGCTAACACCGGCATCTAGCCAGATACAAAAGGGGGCCGGAAAGCGTTACGCTATCCGGCCCCCTTTTTTGCGCATGCCGCTTATGCCGTTAGGCGGGATTTACGCTTGCGATCCATTGATCGACCCGCTGTTCTAGGATCGACAGTGGCAGCGAGCCAGCACCCAGAACCGTATCGTGAAATCCGCGAATGTCGAAATCGTCGCCAAGCGCCTTTTCGGCTTTCCCGCGCAGTTCCTGAATTCGGATCATACCGATTTTGTAAGAAGTCGCCTGGCCCGGCAGCACGAAATAACGCTGCACTTCCGAGCGCGCGACTGTTTCGGGATTGGGCGAGTTTTCAAGACAATATGCCACCGCCTGATCTTCCGTCCATCCTTTGGCGTGGATGCCAGTATCCACCACCAACCGGATTGCGCGCCACATTTCGCTCTGTAGTCGCCCAAACTCCGAATAGGGATCCTTGTATCCGCCCATCTCCTTGGCAAGCGCCTCTGAATACAGGCCCCATCCTTCTCCGAATACGGAAATAAAACCGCCCTGCGAACGGAACTTGGGGATCCCCTCCAGCTCTTGGGCAATCGAAACCTGCATATGATGCCCGGGATTGCCTTCGTGATACGCGATCGCCTCCAATGGTGGGATCGGCATCGCTCGCATGTCTGATAGGTGCGCGAAATAAATGCCAGGCCGCGAGCCGTCAGGCGTACCGGGGCGG
This genomic interval carries:
- a CDS encoding serine hydrolase gives rise to the protein MFTQPRIPFVSAILAGLSLFAAPVMAHADDRQADELQASFDNAFGTDVRNPQTFEAVYSDAFERQIVQLADGDQGRIGVYAIDLETGKEISVLGDQRFPMASTSKVAVAAAFLDGVDQGKWKLSDEFPLMIPVKSAKFSTSRAPVRTGNYVAAWELISLMISKSCNSCTDALLRVVGGPKAVNAWMRDAGFDDFELSRDIATLVRDDGEYDPVEWIDPRDSASPRTMGLLIAGIYQGRWLSQQSRGLLMAALEETTTGRRRMTAALPESARLAHKTGTLSRTASDIGIFRLPDGRAVAAAIYVTGQSANLLDEARNKGTARKKRDERIAAITRALYNGFASTRQDERQNWTSAPRSGG
- a CDS encoding DUF305 domain-containing protein, yielding MTTTKTAFRTSRALFTAMLLGSTGLAFAQSAPIVQPGAPGQASKTLSADEATKLAASKYTQADVKFMQGMIVHHQQAVAMSELVGDRTNTEDVVAIAGRILSGQADEIEFMTEWLASRGEPAAMPGMAGHKDHMHHMMAGMASPEQMAALSASKGADFDRQFLTLMIAHHEGAVDMVEDLLRQPGSASDPILFRFIGDIENDQSAEIERMDSMLASLSADPRASLASGFDDAGEAIMNLRKVASLRKPAGFFDPDNPSDLRAVVPPREKEEASDPTADAVDAVVGAVLGALSGGSDEEEATPQRDGEGEESLTQFAERTPLLDFANTDMAFFGDIMVAGNYHGFNLYRLGEDGAPNLLSSVVCPGGQGDVSVVGDLLVMSVEQTRGRVDCGLQGVEGDVSDERFRGLRIFDISDLARPRQVGGVQTCRGSHTHSIVSADDEKIIVYNSGTSRVREQDELARCIDNPSDSRTALFSIDVIEIPVANPGAARIISSPRVFADQETGEIAGLWLGGDSGEGTQRTSQTNQCHDITVFPSLNLAAGACSGNGILMDITDPMNPVRIDAVFDKGFAYWHSATFNNDGTKVIFTDEWGGGGRPRCKASDPMTWGANAIYDIKDGKLQFRSHYKMPGPQGEMENCVAHNGSIIPVPGRDLFVQSWYQGGISVMDFTDSANPQEIAYFDRGAINDEQLVVGGYWSSYWYNGRIYGTEITRGIDVFALQPSQFLTAAEIAAAEQASYANTRFNPQTQTQVTWDAEAIEAAASSRKGG